One region of Pygocentrus nattereri isolate fPygNat1 chromosome 14, fPygNat1.pri, whole genome shotgun sequence genomic DNA includes:
- the tmem150b gene encoding modulator of macroautophagy TMEM150B has product MWTWALLPVILAVFGTVGMWAVFGIAVSNETVNLTAGFPYISTCGSYNPQSCLFSQICNICSVLALWIVIIRFQQVRDLGCASRVNTCSIVLGFISSIGISVLGNFQQSVDMQVHLLGAFLAFYVGLAYFWIQVWLTYRAEPSHDRKWAGPSRIVFCSLCTCLILAMTVLHNLGYRSAGAICEWAAVMCFFVLFGVFTAEFRHIDFHKLHVQHDGFSKSRSDLTMEHVQ; this is encoded by the exons ATGTGGACATGGGCACTGCTTCCGGTTATCCTGGCAGTATTTGGCACTGTGGGCATGTGGGCTGT GTTTGGTATAGCTGTATCTAATGAAACAGTTAATCTGACTGCTGGGTTCCCCTACATCAG CACTTGTGGCTCATATAACCCTCAGAGCTGTCTCTTCTCCCAGATTTGCAACATCTGTTCAGTACTGG CTCTGTGGATTGTGATTATAAGGTTCCAGCAGGTGAGGGATCTGGGCTGTGCGTCCCGGGTGAACACATGCAGTATTGTTCTCGGATTCATCTCCTCAATAGGAATCTCTGTGCTGGGGAACTTCcag CAATCAGTGGATATGCAAGTTCACTTGCTCGGGGCGTTCCTGGCATTTTATGTGGGTTTGGCTTATTTCTGGATTCAGGTGTGGCTCACCTATCGTGCTGAGCCATCACATGACAGGAAGTGGGCAGGACCATCAAGGATTGTGTTCTGCAGTCTTTGTACCTGCCTCATTCTTGCCA TGACTGTGCTACATAACTTAGGCTACCGTTCAGCAGGGGCCATTTGCGAGTGGGCTGCGGTCATGTGCTTCTTCGTTCTTTTCGGAGTTTTCACAGCTGAGTTTCGGCACATCGACTTCCACAAACTCCATGTGCAGCATGACGGATTCAGCAAAAGTCGTAGTGATTTGACAATGGAACATGTTCAATAA